The sequence gttccttcagtctctcctcgtagaGTGTATTCTCCAAGCTCTTTACAAGCCTTTCACACATGCAACATATCCGAGTCTGATTACATACCAAAAGATAACCTTGATTACACACTAAAAGTACACACTAACCTCTATCCCCTCATGCTGAGGGATATGATAAGGACCTATTATTGTATGCAGGTATTATAAAGTAACTGATTATTTACTCTTCCCATACTACTCAGTGTAAAAtaggatacttttttttttttacagtgaaacATAGTaacaagcagaaagaaacataGACTCATAGAAGACACATAGTTGCAATGATACCAGCTCCTTTTGTTGTAGATGGAGTGGCTCTTAAAAGAGCCTTTGGGTTTGGCAATGAAGGGACAGCAGCCTCAGGCGCGCTCCCCGCGGATGCGCCGGGCGAGCTGGATGTCCTTGGGCATGATGGTGACGCGCTTGGCGTGGATGGCGCACAGGTTGGTGTCCTCGAAGAGCCCCACCAGGTAGGCCTCGCTCGCCTCCTGCAGCGCCATGACGGCCGAGCTCTGGAAGCGCAGGTCGGTCTTGAAGTCCTGCGCGATCTCGCGCACCAGGCGCTGGAAGGGCAGCTTNNNNNNNNNNNNNNNNNNNNNNNNNNNNNNNNNNNNNNNNNNNNNNNNNNNNNNNNNNNNNNNNNNNNNNNNNNNNNNNNNNNNNNNNNNNNNNNNNNNNNNNNNNNNNNNNNNNNNNNNNNNNNNNNNNNNNNNNNNNNNNNNNNNNNNNNNNNNNNNNNNNNNNNNNNNNNNNNNNNNNNNNNNNNNNNNNNNNNNNNNNNNNNNNNNNNNNNNNNNNNNNNNNNNNNNNNNNNNNNNNNNNNNNNNNNNNNNNNNNNNNNNNNNNNNNNNNNNNNNNNNNNNNNNNNNNNNNNNNNNNNNNNNNNNNNNNNNNNNNNNNNNNNNNNNNNNNNNNNNNNNNNNNNNNNNNNNNNNNNNNNNNNNNNNNNNNNNNNNNNNNNNNNNNNNNNNNNNNNNNNNNNNNNNNNNNNNNNNNNNNNNNNNNNNNNNNNNNNNNNNNNNNNNNNNNNNNNNNNNNNNNNNNNNNNNNNNNNNNNNNNN is a genomic window of Meleagris gallopavo isolate NT-WF06-2002-E0010 breed Aviagen turkey brand Nicholas breeding stock chromosome 1, Turkey_5.1, whole genome shotgun sequence containing:
- the LOC100544693 gene encoding histone H3.3-like, producing the protein MGQRDCCLPFQRLVREIAQDFKTDLRFQSSAVMALQEASEAYLVGLFEDTNLCAIHAKRVTIMPKDIQLARRIRGERA